The following is a genomic window from Maridesulfovibrio frigidus DSM 17176.
TCCAGTTTTTGGATTACATCTACGAGAGAAATAGCGATGCCTGATGATCCGGCTCGTCCTGTGCGCCCGGCCCTGTGGATGTAAGATTCTTTATCTTCAGGTGGTTCGTACAAAATAACGTGAGAGAGGTCAGGTACGTCAATTCCGCGTCCGGCGATGTCCGTTGCCACGAGAAACTTGATTTTGCCAGACCTGAGGTCCCCTAGAATTGTTTCGCGTTTGTTCTGTGAAAGGTCGGAAGATATTTCTCCGGCATTGAATCCGAAGTTATTCAGAACAGCGGTAACGAAATTTACGTTCGCTTTGGTGTTACAGAAAATGATGGCGGAGGTTGGGTTTTCCATCTCCAGTACGCGCATTAGCTGTCTCTCGCGGCCCATGGCAGGAACTTCGTAATATGCGTGCTCAATTTGAGTTACATGTACATTTTTACTGCTCAGGCTGAGAAGCTGCGGATTGTGCATGAACTCTTTTGAGAGGCGTAGTACGTGCTCTGGGAAAGTTGCTGAGAACATGTATGTGCTGACAGGACGGTTGGGCAGGTATGATTTTACCTGTTGCATGTCCGGGTAAAAACCGATGGAGAGCATGCGATCCGCTTCATCAAATATGAGAGTTCTAATATCTTTCAGAGAAAAGGTTCTTCTCATCAGGTGGTCAAGTATTCTGCCCGGGGTCCCTACAACTAGGTGAGCGCCTTCTTCGAGTTTATCTTTCTGTCTGCCGTACCCGACTCCACCATATACGGAGAGGACTCTGAGTCCTGATCCTTCGAAAATTATTTTCGCTTCACGCTCAACCTGACTGGCTAGTTCGCGAGTAGGAACAAGCACTAATGCCTGTGTGCGGTTAAGTCTTGGGTCAAGTTTTTCCAGCATTGGCAGGACAAATGCGCCTGTTTTACCGCTACCGGTTCTTGCCTGAACCATCAGGTCTATTCTATCCAGCTGGTACGGAAGAGATTTCGCTTGAACAGGAGTGAGGCTGTCCCATCCAGTTTTTCCTAAGGCTTCTTTTATTGAATTCGGAAGTTGATCTATTGCGATTTCTTTAAGAGCTTCATCTGGCTCGACCACTTTATCAGGTTCTTGGTGGGCATAGTCATTCGTTAAATCTTCGCCCGTAGGTTGGTCTTCATTTGAATTTGTCATGTATTTTATCCTATAATATTTATGATGTAACCTTTTATCCATAAGCCGGAACACTATGTTTTTGCAAAGGGTATTTTGGCGACAAATGAGAGGTATAGCTTTGTTCTATAATACAAGGTTGGTTGGATTCAATATAACGATTTGATCTTAACCCGTCAGTGTGTGTAACACGACTTAATTATGTTTCTTTTTTGACACTAAGGGGACTGAGAATGGCAAAAACGCAAAATCAAAATATTAAAAGTTTGGCAGCTGGGTGGTCATATCTGGTTATAAGGCTGACTCTTGCATCTGTATTCTTTTATGCAGGAGCATCAAAACTTTTTGATACTCAGGGTTTTGCCACGGTTATCAGCGGATATGGTTTGTTGCCGGATTCTCTGACTTCTTTTGCTGCTATTGGTCTTCCTGTTGCAGAAATTTTAATTGCGGCGGCCTTAGTGTGGGACGTGAAAGGATCACTTTCGATTTATTTATTGTTACTGATTGTTTTCATGGGAGTTTTGGCTCACGGGATTAACATGGGGCTTGATGTTGATTGCGGATGTTTTGCTCCCGGCGATCCAGAGGCAGAGGCATATCATTCATTGCGTGAAGCCTTTTTCAGAGATTTAGTTTTGCTTGCGGGTTGCGTTTCCCTTTATTGGTTAAGGGCTGCGAATAATTATAGTCCAAGATCGTTTTTTGCTATTTTTTCAAAATAATAATTTTTTGGGGAGTTCTAATGAGGTTTATGAAAAGTGTTTTGTCGATTGCTATTTTAAGTGCGCTTATGTTTATTATGGTTGGCTGCCTCGGCAGCGATAAGTTTGAGCAGGAAGTGGTAAAAGAAACAGGCGCTATCAAGCTTACCCGTGAAGTTCAGCGTGGTAATTACGATGTGATTTCAACTACTGAGTTGAAATCTCTGCTCGATAGTAAAAAGGATGTGCTTGTTATCGATACTATGCCGTATGAAGATAGCTACAAAAAGGAGCATGTTCCAGGTGCTAAGCAGTTCCTTTTCCCTATTCCGGATATGGTGAAGTGGGACGTGAAAGCTACTGATGGTAAAACTCAGGAGCAGTTCATTGAATTGCTTGGGCCTGATAAAGATAAAGAAATCGTTATCTATTGCGGATTTGTAAAATGTACCCGCAGTCATAACGGTGCTGCATGGGCCAAAAAGCTTGG
Proteins encoded in this region:
- a CDS encoding DEAD/DEAH box helicase, giving the protein MTNSNEDQPTGEDLTNDYAHQEPDKVVEPDEALKEIAIDQLPNSIKEALGKTGWDSLTPVQAKSLPYQLDRIDLMVQARTGSGKTGAFVLPMLEKLDPRLNRTQALVLVPTRELASQVEREAKIIFEGSGLRVLSVYGGVGYGRQKDKLEEGAHLVVGTPGRILDHLMRRTFSLKDIRTLIFDEADRMLSIGFYPDMQQVKSYLPNRPVSTYMFSATFPEHVLRLSKEFMHNPQLLSLSSKNVHVTQIEHAYYEVPAMGRERQLMRVLEMENPTSAIIFCNTKANVNFVTAVLNNFGFNAGEISSDLSQNKRETILGDLRSGKIKFLVATDIAGRGIDVPDLSHVILYEPPEDKESYIHRAGRTGRAGSSGIAISLVDVIQKLELQRIATTYNINFDCRTLPDDKEVLATINERLTTILEAQYRSKTILEKERISRYKDLVRQLADDDEQTILVGMLMDELYQNSLHARPPQPPSENQGGGNRPRSSQPNHGGRPRNQSGGQNRGRKPQGGNSGGNRKY
- a CDS encoding MauE/DoxX family redox-associated membrane protein, which encodes MAKTQNQNIKSLAAGWSYLVIRLTLASVFFYAGASKLFDTQGFATVISGYGLLPDSLTSFAAIGLPVAEILIAAALVWDVKGSLSIYLLLLIVFMGVLAHGINMGLDVDCGCFAPGDPEAEAYHSLREAFFRDLVLLAGCVSLYWLRAANNYSPRSFFAIFSK
- a CDS encoding rhodanese-like domain-containing protein, giving the protein MRFMKSVLSIAILSALMFIMVGCLGSDKFEQEVVKETGAIKLTREVQRGNYDVISTTELKSLLDSKKDVLVIDTMPYEDSYKKEHVPGAKQFLFPIPDMVKWDVKATDGKTQEQFIELLGPDKDKEIVIYCGFVKCTRSHNGAAWAKKLGYTNVKRYPGGIFAWKGAKNPVGSVK